In Bacteroidales bacterium, one DNA window encodes the following:
- a CDS encoding lipopolysaccharide biosynthesis protein, translating to MTFKQKTIHGLFWSLFETVGNQGVQFIIGIILARLLLPEDYGITGVLAIFIGIAGVLVDSGFKTSIIRSKDLSGVDCSTIFYVNFLISILIGLLIFLSGESIARFFNKPELVNVTRVFAIIPVINGLGLVQSALLFKNLQFKLNAKISIASNVVSGLIALFLAFNGFSYWALVWRALIGAGIYTILLWLTSNWRPSIVFSMIILKKHFKFSSRLLVGEILATLFNNIYSLIFGKFFSFKELGFYTRGKGFVDTVTKTLSVAIQKVNTPLLSASGDDDNYKIAVYVKLLRATTLLIFPASVLLVAVSEPMIIFLIGEKWRMAIPYVQILAISGMIYPVLNANYALYEVLGRSDIIIKQTIIARPMEIIILLITVQFSAMTVAWGILFFGVFGLFLSFYFVEKVIDRNVSIIMKALLPALTISIVMGISVYFIGLILKNCLSSGILFGLQSILGIIITILIFMLLKVREFELIKTVILLRLDLFWKKSGVVK from the coding sequence TTGACATTTAAACAAAAAACAATTCACGGGCTCTTCTGGAGTCTCTTTGAGACAGTCGGTAACCAAGGTGTACAATTTATTATTGGAATAATCTTGGCAAGATTACTTCTTCCGGAAGATTATGGAATAACTGGTGTTTTGGCTATTTTTATAGGTATTGCTGGCGTTTTGGTAGACAGTGGTTTTAAAACATCCATTATCAGAAGCAAAGATTTATCAGGGGTTGATTGTTCCACCATTTTTTATGTAAATTTTTTAATAAGTATTCTTATTGGATTGTTAATTTTTTTATCGGGAGAGAGTATTGCGAGGTTTTTTAATAAACCAGAACTTGTTAATGTAACTAGGGTATTTGCAATAATTCCTGTAATTAATGGTCTTGGTTTAGTGCAATCAGCATTACTGTTTAAGAATTTACAATTTAAGTTAAATGCAAAAATTTCGATTGCTTCAAATGTAGTTTCTGGTTTAATTGCCTTGTTTTTGGCCTTTAACGGTTTTTCATATTGGGCATTGGTTTGGAGAGCGCTAATTGGGGCGGGCATATATACAATATTATTGTGGCTTACTAGCAATTGGAGACCGAGCATAGTTTTTTCTATGATAATATTGAAAAAGCACTTTAAATTCAGTTCAAGATTACTTGTAGGAGAAATCCTCGCTACACTATTTAACAATATATATTCTTTAATTTTTGGTAAATTTTTTTCTTTTAAAGAACTAGGGTTTTATACTAGAGGGAAGGGATTTGTAGATACGGTTACTAAGACACTTTCTGTTGCCATTCAAAAGGTTAATACTCCGTTACTATCGGCATCAGGTGATGATGATAACTACAAGATTGCAGTATATGTTAAATTGCTTAGAGCGACCACATTACTTATATTTCCTGCTTCGGTACTTTTGGTTGCAGTTTCCGAACCAATGATTATTTTTCTTATTGGTGAAAAGTGGAGGATGGCCATTCCTTATGTACAAATATTAGCAATTTCAGGCATGATTTATCCGGTACTTAATGCAAATTATGCACTTTATGAAGTATTAGGAAGGTCGGATATAATCATCAAACAAACAATAATTGCTAGGCCAATGGAAATTATTATTTTACTCATAACAGTACAGTTCAGTGCAATGACTGTTGCTTGGGGTATTTTATTCTTTGGAGTATTTGGACTCTTTCTCTCTTTTTATTTCGTTGAGAAAGTAATAGACAGAAATGTTTCTATTATTATGAAGGCATTATTGCCCGCATTGACAATTTCCATTGTAATGGGAATATCAGTTTATTTTATTGGACTCATTTTAAAAAATTGCTTAAGTAGCGGTATTCTGTTTGGGCTTCAATCAATTTTAGGTATTATTATTACAATTTTAATTTTTATGTTATTAAAAGTTAGAGAATTCGAGTTAATTAAAACCGTTATTTTATTAAGACTTGATTTGTTTTGGAAGAAATCTGGTGTTGTCAAGTAA
- a CDS encoding DegT/DnrJ/EryC1/StrS family aminotransferase, protein MSKDLDHPVFVTQPFLPPIEEFIPYLQKIWGSHILTNNGPFHQQLEQELCEYLGIKYISLFSNGTLALVTALQALRITGEVITTPYSFVATTHALWWNNIKPVFVDIEPNTFNLDVDKIESAITPKTTAILPVHVYGNPCNVEKIKKIADTYGLKIIYDACHTFGVTINGIPILKFGDLSVMSFHATKVYNTFEGGAIICHDEVTKKRIDNLKNFGFVNETTVVTPGINGKMNEVQAAMGILQLKYLDRMIEKRKKIAERYRRGLNKIDGINFINDIIDVKHCYSYFPIFINNEGFGKNRDEVYEELKKKNIFGRRYFYPLISQFPTYKGLESAKTGKMPIAENITQQVLCLPMFSDLSEDNVDFICNVIKKMKK, encoded by the coding sequence ATGAGTAAAGATTTAGACCATCCTGTTTTTGTAACCCAACCCTTTTTACCACCAATAGAAGAATTTATTCCATATCTTCAAAAAATATGGGGAAGCCATATCTTGACTAATAACGGCCCATTTCATCAGCAACTTGAGCAGGAACTTTGTGAGTATCTAGGTATAAAATATATATCTCTTTTTTCCAATGGTACACTCGCTCTTGTAACGGCACTTCAAGCACTACGTATTACTGGTGAAGTCATTACAACACCATATAGTTTTGTAGCCACAACACATGCCCTATGGTGGAATAATATAAAACCTGTTTTTGTAGATATTGAACCGAACACGTTTAACCTTGATGTTGATAAAATTGAATCAGCCATTACTCCAAAAACAACGGCAATCCTTCCCGTACATGTATACGGGAATCCTTGCAATGTTGAGAAAATTAAAAAAATTGCTGATACTTATGGGCTAAAAATTATTTATGATGCATGTCACACCTTTGGTGTTACAATTAATGGAATTCCTATTCTGAAATTTGGAGATTTATCAGTTATGAGTTTCCATGCTACAAAAGTTTACAACACTTTTGAAGGAGGTGCAATTATTTGTCATGATGAGGTTACTAAAAAACGGATAGATAATCTGAAAAATTTTGGTTTTGTGAACGAAACTACCGTTGTAACGCCTGGAATTAATGGCAAAATGAATGAAGTTCAAGCTGCAATGGGTATACTTCAATTAAAATATCTTGATAGGATGATTGAAAAACGAAAAAAAATTGCAGAACGATATCGAAGAGGTTTAAATAAAATAGATGGCATAAATTTTATAAATGATATAATAGATGTAAAGCATTGTTACTCCTATTTCCCAATATTTATTAACAATGAAGGGTTTGGCAAAAATCGAGATGAAGTATATGAAGAACTAAAAAAAAAGAATATTTTTGGAAGACGATATTTTTATCCATTAATCAGTCAATTCCCCACATATAAAGGATTAGAATCAGCGAAAACAGGTAAAATGCCAATTGCTGAAAACATAACTCAGCAGGTACTTTGTTTGCCTATGTTTTCGGACTTAAGTGAGGATAACGTTGATTTTATTTGCAATGTAATTAAAAAAATGAAAAAATGA